The following are encoded in a window of Solibacillus sp. FSL R7-0668 genomic DNA:
- a CDS encoding SH3 domain-containing protein, whose amino-acid sequence MKNKRLAILLSLLLVFTTIFTLPISKEPAYAEGEQLYVNAEILYLREGPGLSYPIIETLKDGTAVTSLEKEGDWHKVRVGNKEGYVASWLVKSAANNSAATSKKTVVAQVNSLNLRAEPSLSAAVLAKISSGTESTFIQQQGEWIQIQFDGMTGWVFDDYVTVKEATVLQESKTDTNHANESKGTQSVENDPNTFTINVNAVNIRKKPDLTAKKLKTAKKDQQFAVISRDHNWVQIEYEKGKKGWIYSFYGTFTEQRTKEKQKETKNSESVTIIYNGTNLREEPSTASQVVARVDAGTTYKIIESEGEWYKIALNDENTAYVANWVVTNNQETDKVKTANKAKRKKGTLNGLTIVVDAGHGGNDRGTTGARNTDEKDITILTAELLRSKLQAAGANVLMTRESDVYIDLRKRVAISHQSNADAFISIHYDALEDSSVHGFTTYYTNSYQQELAESIHAGIAEKVSLKDRGARYGDYLVLRENRQPSVLLELGYLSNPTEERAITTDYFREQATLGIYQGLLDYFDDQIEK is encoded by the coding sequence ATGAAGAATAAGCGTTTGGCGATTTTACTTTCGCTGCTTTTAGTATTCACAACCATTTTTACACTCCCAATAAGTAAAGAGCCTGCCTATGCTGAAGGTGAGCAGCTTTATGTGAATGCAGAAATATTATATTTACGTGAGGGTCCTGGTCTTTCCTATCCAATCATCGAAACATTAAAAGATGGGACAGCCGTTACTTCACTAGAAAAAGAGGGAGACTGGCACAAGGTTCGTGTAGGAAATAAAGAGGGCTATGTTGCATCTTGGCTTGTAAAATCCGCGGCAAATAATTCAGCCGCAACAAGCAAAAAAACAGTCGTTGCACAAGTAAATTCACTCAATTTACGTGCAGAGCCATCCCTGTCAGCAGCCGTTTTAGCAAAAATCTCTTCTGGCACTGAAAGTACATTTATACAGCAGCAAGGTGAATGGATTCAAATTCAATTTGATGGCATGACGGGCTGGGTATTTGACGATTACGTTACGGTAAAAGAAGCGACTGTCTTACAAGAATCTAAAACAGATACGAACCATGCCAATGAATCCAAAGGCACACAATCCGTTGAAAATGATCCCAACACATTTACGATCAATGTCAATGCGGTAAATATTCGAAAAAAGCCGGATCTAACGGCGAAAAAATTAAAAACAGCAAAAAAAGATCAGCAATTTGCTGTAATAAGCCGCGATCATAATTGGGTACAAATCGAATATGAAAAAGGTAAAAAAGGATGGATTTACAGCTTTTATGGCACCTTTACAGAGCAAAGAACAAAAGAAAAGCAAAAAGAAACAAAAAATAGTGAAAGCGTTACAATCATTTATAACGGCACAAACTTACGTGAAGAACCCTCTACAGCATCTCAAGTTGTAGCACGTGTCGATGCAGGAACTACATATAAAATTATTGAGTCTGAAGGCGAATGGTACAAGATTGCATTGAATGATGAAAATACGGCATATGTTGCCAACTGGGTTGTGACAAACAATCAAGAAACAGATAAAGTCAAAACAGCCAACAAGGCAAAACGCAAAAAAGGCACATTAAATGGTCTAACAATCGTAGTGGATGCTGGGCATGGAGGAAATGACCGTGGTACAACAGGTGCCCGTAATACAGATGAAAAGGATATCACCATCCTTACTGCTGAATTATTACGTTCCAAATTACAGGCAGCGGGTGCCAATGTTTTGATGACACGCGAATCAGACGTCTACATAGATTTACGCAAACGCGTAGCTATTTCACATCAATCAAATGCGGATGCCTTTATAAGTATTCACTATGATGCATTAGAAGATAGCTCCGTACATGGCTTTACAACTTATTACACGAACAGCTATCAGCAAGAATTAGCTGAATCGATTCACGCAGGCATTGCCGAAAAAGTCTCGTTAAAGGATCGTGGTGCTCGCTATGGGGACTATTTAGTATTACGCGAAAATCGTCAGCCCTCTGTACTATTAGAGCTCGGTTATTTAAGTAATCCAACAGAGGAACGTGCCATTACAACGGACTATTTCCGTGAGCAAGCAACACTTGGTATCTATCAAGGGTTACTCGATTATTTTGATGATCAAATAGAGAAATAA
- the hisS gene encoding histidine--tRNA ligase translates to MNFKVPKGTQDILPGQTEKWQKVEQTIRELCHVYRYKEIRTPMFESTELFQRGVGDTTDIVQKEMYTFTDKGNRSLTLRPEGTASAVRAYVEHKMFGNPDQPVKLYYTGPMFRYERQQAGRYRQFVQFGVEAIGSADPAIDAEVMALAMDVYTSLGLKDLKLVINSLGDKETRDAHRTALINHFTPVVGELCSDCQSRLEKNPLRILDCKVDAKHPAMATAPALTNYLTDASSEYFAKVKSYLDVLGISYEVDPNLVRGLDYYNHTAFEIMITGDGFGSITTLCGGGRYNGLVEDIGGPESPGIGFAMSIERLLLALEAKGIELETEDTLDIYVVAMGDEAKLKAVELLSSFRAKGISADIDYVDRKMKAQMKAADRANAKFAIVLGETELEEQVVNVKAMQTGDQTKVEFGHLVQYVLENK, encoded by the coding sequence ATGAATTTTAAAGTACCTAAAGGAACGCAGGACATTTTACCAGGACAAACAGAAAAATGGCAAAAAGTAGAACAAACCATTCGTGAGCTTTGTCATGTTTATCGCTATAAAGAAATTCGAACACCGATGTTTGAGTCAACAGAATTATTCCAACGCGGTGTAGGAGATACAACGGATATCGTACAAAAAGAGATGTACACATTTACCGACAAAGGCAATCGTTCATTAACATTACGCCCAGAAGGTACAGCATCCGCAGTACGTGCGTATGTGGAGCACAAAATGTTTGGAAATCCTGATCAACCTGTGAAGCTCTATTACACAGGGCCGATGTTCCGATATGAACGTCAGCAAGCGGGTCGCTATCGTCAATTCGTACAATTTGGTGTTGAGGCAATCGGTTCTGCGGATCCAGCAATTGATGCAGAAGTTATGGCACTAGCGATGGATGTCTACACATCACTTGGCTTAAAAGATTTAAAATTAGTCATTAACTCACTTGGAGATAAAGAAACACGTGATGCACACCGCACCGCGTTAATTAATCATTTTACACCGGTTGTTGGCGAGCTTTGCAGTGATTGCCAAAGCCGTTTAGAAAAAAATCCATTGCGTATTTTAGACTGTAAGGTAGACGCGAAGCACCCAGCGATGGCAACTGCTCCTGCGCTAACAAATTATTTAACAGACGCTTCTTCAGAATATTTCGCAAAAGTGAAGAGCTACCTTGATGTATTGGGCATTTCCTATGAAGTTGACCCGAATTTAGTGCGCGGATTAGATTATTACAATCACACAGCGTTCGAAATTATGATTACAGGCGATGGCTTCGGCTCGATTACTACACTTTGCGGTGGTGGTCGTTACAACGGCTTAGTAGAAGATATTGGCGGCCCAGAATCACCAGGTATCGGCTTTGCAATGTCAATTGAGCGTTTACTATTAGCGCTGGAAGCAAAGGGCATTGAGCTAGAAACAGAGGATACGTTAGATATCTATGTTGTGGCAATGGGCGATGAGGCAAAGTTAAAAGCAGTAGAACTTCTAAGCTCATTCCGTGCAAAAGGAATTTCTGCAGATATTGACTACGTAGATCGCAAAATGAAAGCGCAAATGAAAGCGGCTGACCGTGCCAATGCAAAATTTGCCATTGTGTTAGGTGAGACAGAATTAGAAGAGCAAGTAGTAAACGTGAAAGCAATGCAAACAGGCGACCAAACAAAAGTCGAGTTCGGTCATTTAGTCCAGTACGTTTTAGAAAACAAATAG